A genomic stretch from Chitinophaga agri includes:
- a CDS encoding PA14 domain-containing protein, producing the protein MILALAAKRKKTFACTMLALMYFEMIIPPATSQAAVINPAYRKENNYPATTGVANTAPVAKPMPVATPIVAKDAEKNTFAPEKAEGGPGQPEMAEFHSVNSDNMVDLFSGDLSYSIPLMDVGGYPIAIGYNSGITMDQEASWVGLGWSLNPGVINRNLRGVPDEFNGADTLTKTQSIRESKTIGGNLGIDLELAGRTQNIGGKDVGTDAVRVSLSASLGIVHNTYKGIGIEMGTAVGLRVAKGQASGLSGGLGFTNSSQNGLTISPSVGYSIQAAEYGDKGNLMVPLSVGTALNTREGMKSVQFSAGTSLYRTNEKNTKANGEGNGMTTTGRLSGAISFASPSFNPAMSVPYTSTMLTISAKVGAQMKIVHPSLSLGGYIAKQGIEPEDQVMRLPAYGYLNYQHAEGNPLAVLDYNREKDASYRDRDPQSTNIAIPIYTYDVFSILGEGVSGSFRGYRSDVGYVYDHKLKTKDKSLSIGADVGFGDIVKIGVDVNYTRSFTETLPWTDSRSNPLASSLAFTKGGGLVEPSYFRNPGEKTVNTKAFYDLIGGEDIVVPKLFQAGADIRTLNTLTTYKDGRFGKDVALKARENVKENRDKRTQVITYMTAKEASVAGQSPYLENYQLNKFMLQNDCAVNTGNKGIIDEEEHGLLGEYFEGRELDGKKFMTRIDTGLHFKDVYDFKFPYGVGSNKADAPPNTVRWTGRIKAPVTGVYQIITDTDDGVRVFMNGESLINGWWTGYGIRKTTVNLEAGQMYDLRVELFNWIGDTRIHFTMFSGETYITAKDFYTPAIVHDTFTAVPDFLTNERRITSMRKANHISQVEVLSPDGKRNIYGLPVYNIKQKETTFAVKHENGNPEDGSVAYNHGVDNTVGNKNGTDWYFSSEETPAYPTAFLLTGIMSPDYVDLTGNGISDDDPGNAVKFNYTKTAGKDNPFKWRTPYSKGANYNEGMKSDNRDDKGSYVYGEKELWYLNSIESKNMVATFVLADRYDQQPIDENGNKGGINPSKRLEEINLYTKADFLKYNTAARPIKTVHFEYNYQLCKGYSNADSTGKLTLTRIWFTYNGNKKGKKNAYVFNYNAVNPDYDHKSADRWGNYKNPADNFGYSENNKITNGENPYAVQDSALAATNIAAWTLDEITLPSGGRMKITYESDDYGFVQHTRAARMFNIAGFSREKPVITEKPFTSNLTPTLYESAGDNAYVAINVPESVSSKEEVYTKYLTGLDDMMSFRLNVKMPTDKWGSGYEFINVYAVLEPGEYGYTNGGRTIWFKVKTVNDKGKLGGDLTPMARMAAQFLRLHAPSKAYPGSDVGDNPNVVDALQMFMAQADNILNALRSFDATVRSKKWMKYVDLNRSFVRLNVPDYKKYGNGHRVKRIVIYDNWNKMTGRKESMYGTEYEYTRTMKIDGVERKISSGVATYEPMVGAEENPLRKPIAYGDRSALWAPVDISYMESPVAESFYPGASVGYSAVISRSINNDPKIKSRTGFKENLFYTAYDFPTFSDQSIFDATTKKVYKPTLNNLFKINARHYLTLSQGFKVELNDMHGKPKAENIYGDADKTPNSYTRYFYRVANDLSAEKRLSNTVLTMDAKGNISTDLTIGEDVELMMDMRQSRMETSSMAVEANLDIFFLNPPIPFGLPMVIPIPQSEKNQFRSVAAMKVINRHGIMDSVEVMDKGSKVVTRNLLYDGETGDVILTSTQNEFGDPVFNFSYPAGWMYEGMSGAYKNVNASLDHVYLQNGKIIGGLTPGGISDGTINSLFFSGDEILAYGRNKVNDDECNPVPATFPNAGMLWVVNANELSDGVQSLYFIDENGKPYTGNDVTLKVIRSGRRNMNAGAGSVTMMKSPLDLAGNGKYILNINKDKKIISASMIEYKQNWQVQDRKKQKILCAY; encoded by the coding sequence ATGATATTGGCTCTTGCTGCTAAGAGGAAGAAGACATTTGCGTGTACCATGCTGGCACTGATGTATTTTGAGATGATCATTCCTCCTGCTACATCACAGGCAGCTGTAATAAATCCTGCGTATAGAAAGGAGAATAATTATCCTGCAACTACCGGTGTGGCTAATACTGCACCAGTAGCGAAACCGATGCCTGTGGCCACTCCTATAGTGGCGAAGGATGCGGAGAAAAATACATTTGCACCGGAGAAAGCGGAAGGCGGTCCCGGGCAGCCTGAGATGGCGGAGTTTCACTCTGTGAACAGTGACAATATGGTCGATCTGTTTTCGGGAGATTTGTCCTACTCGATCCCCTTGATGGATGTGGGGGGATATCCAATTGCAATAGGGTATAACAGTGGTATTACGATGGACCAGGAGGCGAGCTGGGTAGGTTTAGGATGGAGCTTGAACCCAGGGGTTATTAATCGTAACCTGCGAGGCGTACCGGATGAGTTTAACGGTGCAGATACTTTAACCAAGACGCAGAGTATCAGGGAAAGCAAGACGATAGGTGGAAACCTCGGTATTGATCTGGAGTTGGCAGGTCGTACGCAGAACATAGGCGGAAAGGATGTTGGAACAGACGCAGTGAGAGTATCCTTATCTGCATCTCTTGGGATTGTTCATAATACTTATAAAGGTATAGGTATTGAAATGGGTACGGCCGTGGGTTTACGTGTAGCGAAAGGTCAGGCATCAGGTTTATCAGGCGGTCTCGGTTTTACAAACAGCAGCCAGAATGGGTTGACGATTTCTCCCAGCGTTGGCTATTCTATCCAGGCGGCGGAGTATGGAGATAAAGGAAACCTGATGGTACCACTCAGTGTAGGTACTGCGCTGAATACGAGGGAAGGTATGAAATCAGTGCAGTTCTCGGCAGGCACCTCGCTTTACAGAACGAACGAGAAGAATACAAAGGCCAATGGAGAGGGTAATGGGATGACAACAACCGGTCGCTTATCGGGTGCTATTTCGTTTGCTTCTCCTTCATTCAACCCTGCTATGTCAGTACCGTACACCAGTACAATGTTGACGATTTCGGCTAAGGTGGGTGCCCAGATGAAGATTGTACATCCGAGCTTGTCGTTGGGTGGATATATTGCTAAACAAGGCATTGAGCCGGAAGACCAGGTGATGCGTTTGCCAGCGTATGGGTACCTTAATTATCAGCATGCAGAGGGAAATCCATTAGCTGTGCTTGATTACAATAGAGAAAAGGATGCTAGCTACAGAGATAGAGATCCACAGTCAACAAATATTGCTATACCTATTTACACCTATGACGTTTTCTCCATATTGGGAGAGGGCGTAAGTGGCAGCTTCCGTGGCTACAGAAGTGATGTAGGTTATGTATATGATCACAAGCTCAAAACAAAGGATAAGTCTTTAAGTATAGGCGCTGACGTCGGATTCGGAGATATTGTGAAAATAGGTGTGGACGTAAACTATACCCGTTCATTTACTGAAACCTTGCCATGGACAGATTCAAGGTCTAATCCACTGGCTTCATCACTTGCTTTTACCAAAGGTGGAGGGCTTGTTGAGCCGTCTTATTTCCGTAATCCGGGTGAGAAGACCGTGAATACCAAAGCATTTTATGACCTGATCGGCGGCGAAGATATTGTTGTGCCAAAGTTATTCCAGGCAGGAGCGGATATCAGAACGCTGAATACACTGACCACGTATAAAGATGGTCGCTTCGGCAAAGATGTAGCGTTGAAAGCACGGGAGAATGTGAAGGAGAACAGAGATAAAAGAACACAGGTGATTACTTACATGACGGCTAAAGAGGCTAGTGTCGCCGGTCAGTCTCCTTACCTTGAAAATTATCAGCTAAATAAATTCATGCTACAGAATGATTGCGCCGTTAATACAGGAAACAAGGGCATCATTGATGAAGAGGAGCATGGACTCCTGGGGGAATATTTTGAAGGAAGAGAGTTGGATGGTAAGAAATTTATGACCAGGATCGATACCGGGCTTCACTTTAAGGATGTGTATGATTTTAAGTTTCCATATGGTGTAGGTAGTAATAAGGCTGATGCACCTCCTAACACGGTAAGGTGGACGGGACGTATCAAGGCGCCAGTCACTGGTGTATATCAAATCATTACAGATACAGATGATGGTGTAAGGGTTTTCATGAACGGTGAAAGTCTGATAAATGGATGGTGGACAGGTTATGGCATTCGTAAAACAACGGTGAACCTCGAAGCAGGACAGATGTATGATTTACGTGTGGAATTATTTAACTGGATTGGCGATACCAGGATCCATTTCACAATGTTCTCCGGAGAGACCTATATTACCGCGAAGGATTTCTACACACCTGCTATCGTACATGATACTTTCACAGCGGTGCCAGATTTTCTGACCAATGAGAGAAGGATTACCAGCATGAGAAAGGCAAATCATATTTCTCAGGTGGAAGTGTTGAGCCCTGATGGCAAACGTAATATTTACGGTCTTCCTGTTTATAATATCAAACAGAAAGAAACAACATTTGCTGTAAAGCATGAAAATGGAAACCCGGAAGATGGTAGCGTAGCTTATAATCACGGGGTTGATAATACTGTAGGAAATAAGAATGGCACTGACTGGTATTTCTCTTCAGAGGAAACGCCGGCTTATCCGACTGCTTTTCTGTTAACGGGTATCATGTCTCCTGACTATGTGGATCTCACCGGAAACGGTATTTCTGATGATGATCCAGGTAATGCGGTCAAGTTCAACTATACTAAGACAGCTGGTAAGGATAATCCGTTTAAATGGCGTACACCTTATTCTAAGGGGGCTAATTATAATGAAGGTATGAAATCTGACAATCGTGATGATAAGGGTAGTTATGTGTACGGAGAGAAAGAGTTATGGTACCTGAACTCGATTGAGTCAAAAAATATGGTGGCAACTTTTGTATTGGCCGACAGATATGACCAGCAACCAATAGATGAAAATGGCAATAAAGGTGGTATTAATCCATCAAAACGTCTGGAAGAAATTAATCTGTATACCAAGGCAGATTTTTTAAAATACAATACCGCTGCGCGACCAATCAAGACAGTGCATTTTGAATATAATTACCAACTTTGTAAAGGTTACAGCAACGCGGATAGTACAGGTAAATTAACGCTGACGCGTATCTGGTTTACATACAATGGAAACAAGAAGGGAAAGAAGAATGCCTACGTATTCAATTATAATGCCGTGAATCCGGACTATGATCATAAGTCAGCTGACCGTTGGGGAAACTACAAAAACCCGGCAGATAATTTTGGATATAGTGAGAATAATAAGATCACTAACGGAGAGAATCCCTATGCAGTTCAGGATAGTGCTTTAGCGGCCACTAATATTGCTGCCTGGACGTTGGACGAAATCACATTGCCATCTGGTGGTCGTATGAAGATCACTTATGAAAGTGATGATTATGGTTTTGTTCAACACACAAGAGCTGCGAGAATGTTTAACATTGCCGGTTTCTCTCGTGAAAAACCGGTTATTACGGAAAAGCCATTCACCAGTAACCTGACACCTACTTTGTATGAGTCGGCAGGTGACAATGCCTATGTAGCGATTAATGTACCTGAGTCAGTGTCGTCCAAGGAAGAGGTATATACTAAATATCTGACAGGTCTTGATGACATGATGTCTTTCCGGTTGAATGTAAAAATGCCGACAGATAAATGGGGTAGCGGGTACGAGTTTATTAATGTATACGCAGTGCTTGAACCTGGAGAGTATGGATATACGAATGGGGGCAGAACAATCTGGTTTAAAGTGAAGACCGTCAACGACAAAGGCAAACTGGGAGGAGACCTGACGCCGATGGCCAGAATGGCGGCGCAATTCCTTCGTTTGCATGCACCATCCAAAGCCTACCCGGGCTCTGATGTTGGCGATAATCCTAACGTAGTGGATGCGCTGCAGATGTTTATGGCGCAGGCAGATAATATACTGAATGCATTGAGATCTTTCGACGCCACTGTGCGTAGCAAAAAATGGATGAAGTATGTGGATCTGAACCGCTCCTTTGTACGTCTGAATGTGCCTGACTACAAGAAATATGGAAATGGCCACCGTGTGAAGAGAATTGTTATCTATGATAACTGGAATAAGATGACTGGACGTAAAGAGTCCATGTATGGTACTGAATACGAATACACCAGGACGATGAAAATCGACGGTGTGGAAAGAAAGATCAGTAGCGGGGTGGCTACATATGAGCCAATGGTGGGAGCGGAAGAGAACCCGTTACGTAAACCTATCGCATATGGTGACAGATCTGCACTATGGGCACCGGTGGATATCAGCTATATGGAGTCACCTGTAGCAGAGTCTTTCTACCCGGGTGCATCGGTTGGTTACAGTGCGGTGATATCAAGATCTATTAACAATGATCCGAAGATAAAATCACGTACCGGCTTTAAAGAGAATCTGTTCTATACGGCTTATGATTTCCCGACTTTCTCTGATCAGTCAATATTTGATGCAACAACCAAAAAGGTGTACAAGCCGACGTTAAATAACCTGTTTAAGATAAATGCCCGCCATTATCTGACTTTAAGCCAGGGCTTCAAGGTGGAGTTAAATGACATGCATGGTAAACCGAAAGCGGAGAATATTTACGGCGATGCGGATAAAACGCCTAATTCTTACACACGCTATTTCTATAGGGTCGCCAACGACCTGAGTGCAGAGAAACGACTGAGCAACACCGTACTGACGATGGATGCCAAGGGTAATATCAGCACAGATCTTACCATTGGTGAAGATGTGGAGTTAATGATGGATATGCGTCAGAGCCGGATGGAAACCAGCAGTATGGCAGTTGAGGCGAACCTCGATATCTTCTTCCTGAATCCGCCTATTCCGTTTGGTTTGCCAATGGTCATACCGATACCACAGAGTGAGAAAAACCAGTTCCGTTCAGTGGCGGCAATGAAGGTGATTAACAGGCATGGTATTATGGACAGTGTGGAAGTAATGGATAAGGGAAGTAAGGTAGTAACCAGGAACCTGCTGTATGATGGAGAAACAGGAGATGTGATATTGACATCCACTCAGAATGAGTTTGGTGATCCGGTGTTTAATTTCAGTTATCCGGCAGGTTGGATGTACGAGGGTATGTCCGGTGCATATAAGAATGTGAATGCATCACTGGATCATGTCTATTTGCAGAATGGAAAGATTATTGGCGGTTTAACACCTGGAGGTATTTCTGACGGAACCATCAATAGTCTGTTTTTCTCTGGTGATGAGATATTGGCCTATGGAAGAAACAAGGTCAATGACGATGAATGTAATCCGGTGCCAGCGACCTTCCCGAATGCAGGCATGTTATGGGTAGTGAATGCGAATGAGTTGAGTGATGGTGTACAAAGTCTTTATTTCATAGATGAAAATGGAAAGCCTTATACAGGAAATGATGTGACACTTAAAGTGATCAGGTCTGGTAGAAGGAATATGAATGCAGGTGCGGGTTCAGTAACGATGATGAAATCACCATTGGATCTGGCAGGAAACGGGAAATATATCCTGAACATCAATAAGGATAAGAAGATCATCAGTGCCAGTATGATTGAATACAAGCAGAACTGGCAGGTACAGGACCGTAAAAAGCAGAAGATCCTTTGTGCTTATTAA